The Verrucomicrobiia bacterium DNA segment CGGTCAGCGCACTGATTCACGCCGCGACGATGGTGGCGGCAGGGGTGTACCTGCTCGCACGCTGCTTCTTCCTCTTTGAACTGGCGCCTGCCTGGCCCTGGGCCGTCGCCTGGCTCCAGGGCATCTCCGCCCTCGACGTCATTGCCTGGATCGGCGGCCTCACCGCCCTGCTGGCGGCGCTGATGGCCGTCCAGCAGAACGACATCAAACGCATCCTCGCCTACTCCACCCTGTCGCAGCTCGGCTACATGGTCATGGCCGTCGGATGCGCCCATCCGGAGGCGGGGATGTATCACCTGGTCACCCACGCCTTCTTCAAGGCCCTGCTGTTCCTGGGCGCCGGTTCGGTGATTCACGCGCTCCACCACCAGCAGGACATCTGGAAGATGGGCGGACTGCGGACCCGGCTGCCGGTGACCTACTGGACGTTTCTGGCCGGATTGCTGGCCTTGTGCGGGGTGCCGCCGTTCAGCGGGTTCTACTCGAAGGACGCCGTGCTGGCCGGGGCCGAGGGGCGGCCGATGCTGTTCGTCCTGGCCCTCGTCGTGGCGGGGCTCACGGCGCTGTACATGTTCCGCCTGTTTTTCGTGGCCTGGCGCGGGGCCCCCCGCGACCCCGGCGTCGAGGACGCGCACGAATCGCCGCCGGTCATGCTCTGGCCCCTGCGTGTGCTGGCTGTCGCGTCGATCCTTGCCGGGTTCTGGGGCATCGAAGGCGTGCTCGGCGGATTCTTCGGCGCGGATCACGGGCATCCTCACGGCGGCTGGCTGGCGACGGCCCTCGGGCCGTTCGGGCATGCGCCGCTGGCGGCGTTCATGGGGCTGCTGGCGACCGGGGCGGGCTTCATGCTGGCCTTCCGGCTCTACGGGGATGCCCCCGCCCGCGATCCGCTCCCCGAGAAGCTGGGCGTGTTGGCGCGTTGGATGCGGGACAAGTTTTACTTCGATGAATTGTACGCCCGGCTGATCCGGCTCACCCACGACGCCGTGGCGTCCCTCGCGGACTGGGTGGACCGATGGATCGTCTCCGGATTACTCGTGCGGGGCGCGCACGGCACCATCGACGTCGCCGGCCGGGTGCTGCGTCTGGTTCAGACCGGGAATCTCCAGACCTACGCCTTTCTGGCCGTGGCCGGCCTGGCGCTGGTCCTGTGGGTGATGCTGCTGTGACGGCGTTCCGAATCCGATTGAGCTCATGTCGCCGATAACCTGGATGCTGGTGTTGCCGCTGGTGGCGGCGGTGGGACTGGCGCTCGTGCCCGAGCGGTACGCGCGTCTGGTCCGGGGAATCACCCTGGCGGTGACCGCGACGATGGCGGTGCTGGCCCTGCACATGGCCATGGGGTACGACGCCGCGCCGGTCGGGGAGGGTGGCTACCGGTTTGTCCAGCGGATCCCGTGGGTCGAGTCGGTCGGGATCGCGTATGCGGTGGGCGTGGACGGCATCAATCTGGGCCTGGTGATCCTTGCGGCGGTGGTGGCGTTCGCGGCGGCGTGCATGGCTTCGGAGATCCGGGAGCGGAGCAGGGAGTTCCACATCCTTCTCCTCGTGATGGCCGGCGGACTGGTGGGGGCCTTCGCCTCGCTCGACCTGTTTCTGCTCTATGTCTTCCACGAGTTCGCGCTGGTCCCGACCTTCCTGATGATCGGGTTGTGGGGACGCGGCGAACGACGGGGCTACGCGGCCTTCCAGATCACCATCTACCTCACGATCGGGGCGTTGATTGCGTTGATCGGGCTGATTGCGCTGTATCTCCAGGCGGGGATCCAGTCCTTCGACCTGGTGACCCTGACGGACCATTTCGCGGCGAACCCGCTTTCCGCGGCGCGACAGAATTTCATTTTCCCCTGGCTTCTGTTCGGGCTGGGCATCCTGGTCTCGCTGTGGCCGTTCCACACCTGGGCCCCGCTGGGGTACGGGGTGGCACCGACCGCCACCGCCATGCTTCACGCCGGGGTGCTGAAGAAGTTCGGTCTCTACGTCCTGCTCAAGGTGGCGATCCCGATGCTGCCCGAAGGGGCCCGGACCTGGCTGCCGCTCCTGGCGTGGCTGTGCCTGGGCAATATCCTTTACTGCGGGTGGGTGGCCATGCGGCAGCGGGACCTGAACCTCCTGATCGGGAATTCGAGCGTGGCGCACGTCGGCTTCGTGTTTCTCGGACTGGTCAGCCTGACCACCCTTGGCCTGACCGGGGCGGTGGTGGTGATGATCGCCCATGGATTGCTGGCCGCCCTGAGCTTTGCCCTCAGCGGCTGGATGTACGGGCAGACCCGCTCGCTCGACATGTCCGCGATGGGTGGGTTGCTGCAGCGCATGCCCTTCATTGGGACCCTGATGATCATGGCCATGATGGCCGGCTGCGGCCTGCCCGGGTTCGGCAATTTCGTCGGCGAAGCGCTGGTCCTTTTCGGGGGTTGGAAGAGCGACCTGGCGGTCGGCGCCAACGGGCTGTCCCTCCGCGGTTTCGTGGTGGCCGCCGCCTGGGGCGCCCTGGTGGTCGCGGCGGTGTATATGCTCCGCGGAATCCGGCTGATCTGGCACGGCCCGGCCGGCGGCCCGGGTTGGGAGGGGGCGTCGGACCCGGCCGGGGCCTGGCGCAAACTGCCGTTTGTGCTGCTGCTCGGATGCCTTCTGGCCATTGGCGTGTGGCCGCGCCTGCTGACCGACCGTATCGAGCCCGCCGCCCGGGCGATTGCCGAGGGCGTGGCGCAGTCTCGGCCGGCCCCCAACCTGGCCGCGCACGCGGCGGTTCCCTGATGCTTCGATGAACGTTGCCCTTCTAGGACCGGAAATCGTGTTGGTGGGGCTGGGCCTCGCGCTGCTCCTGGTCGATCTCGTCGTTCCGGACGAGCGCCGGCGCTGGCTGGGTGTGGTGGCCGCAATCTTCGCCTTCGCCCTGTTTCTCCACCAGGCGTCGCTGTCCGGGCAGGTGATGGAACCGCTGCACGCCTTTGGCGGGATGTTCGTTCAGGACGGACTGGCGGTGTTCTTCAAGGCCCTCTTCCTGCTCGCCGGCTCCATCGTCCTGCTGCTCGCGGTCGAGGTGTTCGGCAGGGCGCCTTCCGGAGTGACAGAGTACTTCGTGCTGACGCTGTTCGCGATGGCCGGGATGCTGCTGGCGGCATCGGCAAACGATTTCGCGGTGATGTATGTGGCGCTGGAACTGGTCACCGTGACCTTCTACGTCCTGACCAGCTATCACCGGACCCGGGTCGCCTCGCTCGAGGCGGGAGTGAAGTACCTGATCCTCGGCGCCCTGTCCTCCGCCTTCATGGTGTACGGCATCGCCCTGTGTTTCGGGGCGTCCGGGACCATGAGCTTCGTCGAACTGGCCGCGCGCTCGGAGGAACTGGCGGACAACCGGCTCTTTCAACTGGGGATGCTCCTGGTGCTCGGCGGCCTGACCTTCAAGATCGCCCTCTTCCCGTTCCAGGTGTGGGCTCCCGATGTGTACGAGGGGGCACCGACTCCGACCACCGCCTTCCTTGCCATTGGATCGAAGGCGGCCGGGGTCGTTCTGTTGGTCCGGTTGCTCGGCGGCGTGCTGCCCGATCTCGCCATGCGATGGGAAACCCTCTTCATGGCCATCGCCGCCATCTCGATCCTTTACGGCAGCCTGTGTGCCCTGCCGCAGCGGCGGCTCCGGCGTCTGCTGGGCTATTCGAGCGTGGCCAACGGCGGATTTGTGATGATCGGAGTCGCCACCGTCAGCGCTGCCGGCTCCGCCGCCGTGCTGTTCTACCTGGCCGCCTACCTGTTCACCGTCCTGGCGGCATTCCTGGTGGTCAGTGCCGTGGTGGAACGAGCGGGGACCGACGACATCGATGCCCTTCGCGGACTGCACCGTCGCTCACCCTTCCTGGCCCTCGCCCTCGCCCTGGCGATGGTATCGCTCGCGGGTGTGCCGCCGCTGGCCGGGTTCTTCGGGAAGTTCCTCGTCCTTCAAGCCCTGGTTGAGCAAGGCGTCTCCTGGTCCCGCTGGTATTGGCTGGGTGCCGTCGCCATCCTCGGCGTGGCGATCTCCTTCTGGTATTATTTTGGCGTCGTGCGGGCCGTGTACACCTCCGCCGAATCCGCGGACGAGGAACCTCTGCCGGTTGCGCCGCTTACCCGACTTGCCCTGGCCGCCTGTGTCGGCGGAATCTTCTATCTCGGCATCTATCCCGGCCCCGTCTGGGATGCCGCCCGCGCGGCGGTGGCGGGCCTGGGTCTTTAGAAGAAGGAGCCCGGAGTCGTCCCACGGGTCCCCGAATGGTTGCGGCTGAGTCGAGCGAGGGCGGGGAGCGCGAGCAGGAGCATGGCGGCGGCCGTGAACCAGAGGAACGGAATGGCCCGGAGCCCGTGGGTGCGGCCGGCCCAGCCAATGGCGGTGGGAATCAGGGATTGTCCGAGGGTGGCTGCGGCGATCTGGAAGCCGACGGCGGACGTGGCGTGTTGAGCGCCGACGCGGTGCGGCGTGAGGGCGATGAGGAGGGGAAATACCGGGGCGCAGGCGATGCCGAGGATAATGAGGGCGAGTTGGGCGGTTGCAGGATGAACCAGGCACAGGGGAAGGAGGGTTCCGACCATCAGGCCTCCGGCCGACAGCCGGATGACGGTGAGGGGGGCGAGTCTGCGCGCGAAGACGCCGGCCAGCACTCTTCCGGCGGCAAGCGAACCCCAGTAGGCGCCGACCCAGTGCCCGGCCGAATCCTCGGGTAGTCGATAATGGGCAGTCAGGAGTGTGAATGCCCAGGTGCCCACGGCGGCTTCAAGGCCGGTGTACACGAAGAAGACGGCGATGCCGAATTGGACCCGACCGATACCGAGGGTTGCGCGAAGGGACGGGCGTTCCGGCGATGGACCCTGTGGGACCCGATGGGGCTGGACGGGGATTGTGGCCGTTGCCGGCGACACCGGGAGCGTGGCGGCGACAACAGCGGGTGGGGTGTGCCACCAATGGCGGGTGGCCAGGAAACAGCCTGCGAGAACGAGTTCGAGCACGCCGACGGCGGCGTAGCCGGTCTGCCAGCGCCCGCCCCGGGCGAGAAGGTGTCCGAGAAAGAGTGGGCTGGCGGCGGCGCCGACACCGTAGGCGGCGTGTATCCAGTGCAGTGTGGCGGGACTGTGATGGGTGG contains these protein-coding regions:
- the nuoL gene encoding NADH-quinone oxidoreductase subunit L — its product is MKPETLAWMVLALPLVSAAGIVLFARRRPALSALMSVGAAGLAFAASILLVRAYGRLGVPADECLLATVNWLQVGGLSVDLGLRLDGLSNLMLLAVTGVGFAIHLYSRGYMAGDPGYPRFFASLSLFMFSMIGVVLASNFVLMFVFWELVGVSSYLLIGFWYQRAAAADAARKAFLTNRLGDFGFLLGIVMVWAGLGTVDFLDLERTLAADPLALGTVASLAGVLVFMGVMGKSAQFPLHVWLPDAMEGPTPVSALIHAATMVAAGVYLLARCFFLFELAPAWPWAVAWLQGISALDVIAWIGGLTALLAALMAVQQNDIKRILAYSTLSQLGYMVMAVGCAHPEAGMYHLVTHAFFKALLFLGAGSVIHALHHQQDIWKMGGLRTRLPVTYWTFLAGLLALCGVPPFSGFYSKDAVLAGAEGRPMLFVLALVVAGLTALYMFRLFFVAWRGAPRDPGVEDAHESPPVMLWPLRVLAVASILAGFWGIEGVLGGFFGADHGHPHGGWLATALGPFGHAPLAAFMGLLATGAGFMLAFRLYGDAPARDPLPEKLGVLARWMRDKFYFDELYARLIRLTHDAVASLADWVDRWIVSGLLVRGAHGTIDVAGRVLRLVQTGNLQTYAFLAVAGLALVLWVMLL
- a CDS encoding NADH-quinone oxidoreductase subunit M gives rise to the protein MSPITWMLVLPLVAAVGLALVPERYARLVRGITLAVTATMAVLALHMAMGYDAAPVGEGGYRFVQRIPWVESVGIAYAVGVDGINLGLVILAAVVAFAAACMASEIRERSREFHILLLVMAGGLVGAFASLDLFLLYVFHEFALVPTFLMIGLWGRGERRGYAAFQITIYLTIGALIALIGLIALYLQAGIQSFDLVTLTDHFAANPLSAARQNFIFPWLLFGLGILVSLWPFHTWAPLGYGVAPTATAMLHAGVLKKFGLYVLLKVAIPMLPEGARTWLPLLAWLCLGNILYCGWVAMRQRDLNLLIGNSSVAHVGFVFLGLVSLTTLGLTGAVVVMIAHGLLAALSFALSGWMYGQTRSLDMSAMGGLLQRMPFIGTLMIMAMMAGCGLPGFGNFVGEALVLFGGWKSDLAVGANGLSLRGFVVAAAWGALVVAAVYMLRGIRLIWHGPAGGPGWEGASDPAGAWRKLPFVLLLGCLLAIGVWPRLLTDRIEPAARAIAEGVAQSRPAPNLAAHAAVP
- a CDS encoding NADH-quinone oxidoreductase subunit N, which encodes MNVALLGPEIVLVGLGLALLLVDLVVPDERRRWLGVVAAIFAFALFLHQASLSGQVMEPLHAFGGMFVQDGLAVFFKALFLLAGSIVLLLAVEVFGRAPSGVTEYFVLTLFAMAGMLLAASANDFAVMYVALELVTVTFYVLTSYHRTRVASLEAGVKYLILGALSSAFMVYGIALCFGASGTMSFVELAARSEELADNRLFQLGMLLVLGGLTFKIALFPFQVWAPDVYEGAPTPTTAFLAIGSKAAGVVLLVRLLGGVLPDLAMRWETLFMAIAAISILYGSLCALPQRRLRRLLGYSSVANGGFVMIGVATVSAAGSAAVLFYLAAYLFTVLAAFLVVSAVVERAGTDDIDALRGLHRRSPFLALALALAMVSLAGVPPLAGFFGKFLVLQALVEQGVSWSRWYWLGAVAILGVAISFWYYFGVVRAVYTSAESADEEPLPVAPLTRLALAACVGGIFYLGIYPGPVWDAARAAVAGLGL
- a CDS encoding MFS transporter; this translates as MSRSRRSVALVALLAAGFVSLGLPDGMLGVAWPSMRRDFDRPLDALGAILILFTAGYLASSFGTGAILARMRVGTLLTISAFITGLCLLTFAIAPAWVVVVAVAGVAGLGAGAIDAGLNAYAATHHSPATLHWIHAAYGVGAAASPLFLGHLLARGGRWQTGYAAVGVLELVLAGCFLATRHWWHTPPAVVAATLPVSPATATIPVQPHRVPQGPSPERPSLRATLGIGRVQFGIAVFFVYTGLEAAVGTWAFTLLTAHYRLPEDSAGHWVGAYWGSLAAGRVLAGVFARRLAPLTVIRLSAGGLMVGTLLPLCLVHPATAQLALIILGIACAPVFPLLIALTPHRVGAQHATSAVGFQIAAATLGQSLIPTAIGWAGRTHGLRAIPFLWFTAAAMLLLALPALARLSRNHSGTRGTTPGSFF